In the Kineococcus mangrovi genome, one interval contains:
- a CDS encoding response regulator transcription factor → MRSTPVERTRAQLLTVARAGLDTPTFVAATLETVARAVPFSAACLATTDPATRLVTSAFKAGTMSSVDAAEDARWAFHEYVADDLYDYRDLLTREGAVMTTHVETHGDPLRSSRFENFFQPTWSVTDELRSAATADGDLWAFLALFRDENGRTRTFNEAEMEFVSSIATTVARGVRASLVTTLVAAGPGGVATGAGPGVLLVDAAGEVLSANGEAHDRIAALGGGSLGSTPLPMPVQSVVNAAQRFGRGQEHWAPRVRMRTVSGRWVVVSASPMTSFGAGVPSTTAVTVEDAGATDVLPLVVAAHGLTGREREVVRLVLRGVSTAEIGRALHLSAYTVQDHLKAVFDKVGVRSRRELAARVFAEEYVPRMGAGGSPGASGFFA, encoded by the coding sequence GTGAGGTCGACACCGGTGGAGCGCACGAGAGCGCAACTGCTGACCGTCGCGCGGGCCGGTCTGGACACCCCGACGTTCGTCGCCGCGACGCTCGAGACCGTGGCCCGGGCGGTGCCGTTCTCCGCGGCGTGCCTGGCGACGACCGACCCGGCGACGCGGTTGGTGACCAGCGCGTTCAAGGCCGGGACGATGTCCTCGGTCGACGCGGCGGAGGACGCCCGGTGGGCGTTCCACGAGTACGTCGCCGACGACCTGTACGACTACCGCGACCTCCTCACCCGCGAGGGCGCCGTCATGACCACCCACGTCGAGACGCACGGCGATCCGCTGCGGTCCTCGCGGTTCGAGAACTTCTTCCAGCCGACGTGGTCGGTGACGGACGAGCTGCGCAGCGCGGCGACCGCCGACGGTGACCTGTGGGCCTTCCTCGCGCTGTTCCGCGACGAGAACGGCCGGACGCGGACCTTCAACGAGGCCGAGATGGAGTTCGTCAGCAGCATCGCGACCACCGTGGCCCGCGGGGTGCGCGCCAGTCTGGTGACCACGCTCGTCGCGGCCGGCCCCGGCGGGGTGGCCACGGGCGCGGGCCCGGGGGTCCTGCTCGTGGACGCGGCCGGGGAAGTGCTGTCGGCCAACGGCGAGGCCCACGACCGCATCGCCGCGCTGGGGGGCGGGTCGCTCGGCTCGACCCCGCTGCCGATGCCGGTGCAGTCCGTCGTCAACGCCGCCCAGCGGTTCGGCCGCGGTCAGGAGCACTGGGCTCCCCGGGTGCGGATGCGGACGGTGTCGGGACGGTGGGTCGTCGTCAGCGCCTCGCCCATGACGTCGTTCGGCGCGGGCGTGCCCTCGACGACGGCCGTCACCGTCGAGGACGCCGGCGCCACCGACGTGCTGCCCCTGGTCGTCGCGGCCCACGGGTTGACGGGCCGGGAGCGGGAGGTCGTGCGGCTCGTGCTGCGCGGCGTCTCGACCGCGGAGATCGGCCGGGCCCTGCACCTGTCGGCGTACACCGTCCAGGACCACCTCAAAGCGGTGTTCGACAAGGTCGGCGTCCGCAGCCGACGGGAACTCGCGGCGCGCGTCTTCGCCGAGGAGTACGTGCCGCGGATGGGCGCGGGAGGCTCGCCCGGGGCGTCCGGGTTCTTCGCCTGA
- a CDS encoding ATP-binding protein translates to MARVCEATPAAEITLPDEEHSARRARAFLSEAFCAAHHARVLDEAQLLVSELVTNAVRHGGPPVRVRVSCDGEGPALHVAVSDGDPHPPVRRDAEPEAEGGRGVALVDIVSDRWGVEHDENGKTVWFVIS, encoded by the coding sequence ATGGCACGCGTGTGCGAGGCGACCCCGGCGGCGGAGATCACCCTGCCCGACGAGGAGCACTCGGCCCGCCGGGCGCGCGCGTTCCTGTCCGAGGCCTTCTGCGCCGCCCACCACGCCCGCGTGCTCGACGAGGCGCAGCTGCTGGTCTCGGAGCTGGTGACGAACGCCGTCCGCCACGGTGGGCCGCCGGTGCGCGTGCGCGTCTCCTGCGACGGGGAGGGCCCGGCGCTGCACGTGGCCGTGTCCGACGGTGACCCGCACCCGCCCGTGCGCCGGGACGCGGAGCCGGAGGCCGAGGGCGGCCGGGGGGTCGCGCTCGTCGACATCGTCTCCGACCGCTGGGGCGTGGAGCACGACGAGAACGGCAAGACCGTCTGGTTCGTGATCTCGTGA
- a CDS encoding MFS transporter — MLTAFFAAAAWGRVGLAATPLALSWCVHDRTGSWSGAGLAAAGLAVSEAVAGPQTARLVDRFGQSRVLPVLALAHAGALAAVVLALPGSAPPAVLLAAGLLVGASLPQLGAFSAARWSHRLTPATGLSRAFAWDAVANSAAFLLGPVLAARLAAGGRPGVALAGAAGLVASGTLVLALLRSSAPPPSAPPSARPVRAPRLGWPRGLRLPLTVTACLGVHFGALPLAVVAARPGAAAGLLGAAGAGGLLAGAALTRAPDPRLRPAALALALLATPLAVPGVLTGHVAVLAAVLALAGAAVPPVVVATTVAVRRRAAPWQLTSAFAWSASVSAAGVAVGAALAGQAVDRVGPPGAAGLAALAVAALALAVVGRGPIARGARRDPPVR; from the coding sequence GTGCTCACGGCGTTCTTCGCCGCGGCCGCGTGGGGGCGGGTCGGACTCGCCGCGACCCCCCTGGCGCTGTCGTGGTGCGTCCACGACCGGACGGGTTCCTGGTCCGGGGCCGGGTTGGCGGCCGCCGGTCTGGCGGTCTCCGAGGCCGTCGCGGGTCCGCAGACGGCCCGGCTCGTCGACCGGTTCGGCCAGTCCCGCGTCCTGCCCGTCCTCGCCCTGGCCCACGCGGGCGCCCTCGCCGCGGTCGTCCTGGCGCTGCCCGGGTCCGCACCACCGGCCGTCCTGCTCGCCGCGGGTCTGCTCGTCGGGGCGAGCCTGCCGCAGCTGGGGGCGTTCTCCGCCGCCCGCTGGTCGCACCGGCTGACCCCGGCCACGGGGTTGTCGCGGGCGTTCGCCTGGGACGCCGTCGCGAACTCCGCGGCGTTCCTGCTCGGTCCGGTCCTCGCGGCCCGGCTCGCCGCCGGCGGGCGGCCGGGCGTGGCCCTCGCCGGTGCGGCCGGTCTCGTCGCGTCCGGGACGCTGGTGCTGGCGCTGCTGCGCTCCTCGGCACCACCCCCCTCGGCACCCCCCTCGGCTCGCCCGGTCCGCGCCCCGCGGCTCGGGTGGCCCCGCGGGCTCCGGCTGCCCCTCACCGTGACCGCCTGCCTGGGCGTGCACTTCGGGGCGCTGCCGCTGGCGGTCGTCGCCGCCCGGCCCGGGGCGGCGGCGGGGTTGCTCGGTGCCGCCGGCGCCGGCGGGCTGCTCGCGGGAGCGGCCCTGACCCGGGCGCCCGACCCGCGGCTGCGCCCGGCGGCCCTCGCCCTGGCGCTCCTGGCGACGCCGCTGGCCGTGCCGGGCGTGCTCACCGGCCACGTCGCCGTCCTGGCCGCGGTCCTCGCCCTCGCCGGGGCCGCGGTCCCGCCGGTCGTCGTCGCCACGACCGTCGCCGTGCGTCGACGAGCCGCACCGTGGCAGCTCACGAGCGCGTTCGCGTGGTCGGCGTCGGTCTCGGCCGCCGGGGTGGCGGTCGGGGCGGCGCTCGCCGGGCAGGCCGTGGACCGCGTCGGTCCCCCGGGGGCGGCCGGGCTCGCGGCGCTGGCCGTCGCGGCGCTCGCCCTGGCGGTGGTGGGCCGGGGCCCGATCGCGCGGGGCGCCCGCCGCGACCCACCCGTCCGGTGA
- a CDS encoding HDOD domain-containing protein, producing MSTTSSPTSTSTSPPTSTSTTPPGAVEVLGRISAALDDLPAHRPVAARVVAEADDQRSDARSLGRTLGYDPALLAKVLRLANSAYFGLSGRVSQPGFAVTVVGFSAVRSLAVSALAGLDDVPESLTGFWDRSVLTAVAAAEFAPRLGCGAPEAFSVGLLARLGQALLVRCDPQEYPRMMARAGDREELLVAEAHRYGATHTRVSAEALAAWAFPEDLAHALSQVDRPGWATPLATCVRLGLELTERITHPSRAPRVAEQLSAGHVRDAELDAVRAGVARTAAELVQLLTS from the coding sequence GTGAGCACCACGTCCTCGCCCACCAGCACGTCCACCAGCCCGCCCACCAGCACGTCCACCACCCCGCCCGGTGCGGTGGAGGTGCTCGGCCGGATCTCCGCCGCCCTCGACGACCTGCCCGCCCACCGGCCGGTGGCGGCGCGCGTGGTGGCCGAGGCCGACGACCAGCGCTCCGACGCCCGCTCGCTCGGGCGCACGCTCGGTTACGACCCGGCGCTGCTGGCCAAGGTGCTGCGGCTGGCCAACTCGGCCTACTTCGGGCTCTCGGGGCGGGTCTCCCAGCCCGGTTTCGCCGTCACCGTCGTGGGGTTCTCCGCCGTCCGCAGCCTCGCCGTGTCCGCCCTGGCCGGTCTCGACGACGTCCCCGAGTCCCTCACCGGGTTCTGGGACCGCAGCGTGCTGACCGCGGTGGCCGCCGCCGAGTTCGCCCCCCGGTTGGGGTGCGGTGCGCCGGAGGCGTTCTCGGTGGGCCTGCTGGCACGGTTGGGCCAGGCGCTCCTGGTGCGCTGCGACCCGCAGGAGTACCCGCGGATGATGGCCCGGGCCGGTGACCGCGAGGAGCTCCTGGTCGCCGAGGCCCACCGCTACGGCGCCACCCACACCCGGGTCTCGGCCGAGGCGCTCGCGGCCTGGGCCTTCCCGGAGGACCTGGCGCACGCGCTGTCGCAGGTCGACCGCCCCGGGTGGGCGACGCCGCTGGCCACCTGCGTGCGGCTGGGGCTGGAGCTGACCGAACGCATCACCCACCCCTCGCGCGCACCGCGCGTGGCCGAGCAGCTGTCGGCCGGGCACGTGCGCGACGCCGAGCTGGACGCAGTGCGCGCCGGGGTCGCCCGCACCGCGGCGGAACTGGTGCAGCTGCTCACGTCCTGA
- a CDS encoding phosphotransferase family protein, with protein sequence MRPEQLRSDLATYLSRPDVRHLGHSPGPLQEVSGGWASSLYTVDLHPNEVSAAPAVRLVLKTYTPDEDGRAHAAREWTALEQLRAVDHPVPRAVLLETDLDHLGRPFVLMEHVAGLALWQAHEAADPSTQAQLVSAFTAALTALHALDPRLLEPTATDQGEYDHVERELAQLHRDSAGVAWAGLSDVLGWLHERRHLVPCPRPVVLHRDYHPWNVLVDGSGRLWVLDWDWRIGDPRFDLAWTCTLMQRSGFDAFAQAVRREYASITGIGVPLEEWAYFEVVTTVRWLLNVLPSIESGSRLDAATRAEFRAFLTGPVRQARALLRTRTGTDVEVQVRT encoded by the coding sequence ATGAGGCCGGAGCAGCTGCGGTCCGACCTCGCCACGTACCTGTCCCGGCCTGACGTGAGACACCTCGGCCACTCACCGGGACCGCTGCAGGAGGTGAGCGGCGGCTGGGCCAGCAGCCTGTACACCGTCGACCTGCACCCGAACGAGGTCAGCGCTGCGCCCGCGGTGCGCCTGGTGCTCAAGACGTACACGCCGGATGAGGACGGACGTGCCCACGCCGCACGGGAGTGGACAGCTCTGGAGCAGCTGCGGGCCGTGGACCACCCGGTGCCCCGCGCGGTGCTGCTGGAGACCGACCTCGACCACCTGGGGCGCCCGTTCGTCCTGATGGAGCACGTCGCGGGGCTGGCCTTGTGGCAGGCCCACGAGGCCGCCGACCCGAGCACGCAGGCCCAGCTGGTCAGCGCGTTCACCGCTGCGCTGACGGCGCTGCACGCCCTCGACCCCCGCCTGCTGGAACCGACCGCCACCGATCAGGGCGAGTACGACCACGTCGAGCGCGAACTCGCGCAGTTGCACCGCGACAGCGCCGGCGTGGCGTGGGCCGGGCTGTCCGACGTCCTGGGGTGGCTGCACGAACGCCGGCACCTGGTGCCCTGCCCGCGGCCGGTGGTCCTGCACCGCGACTACCACCCGTGGAACGTGCTCGTGGACGGCTCCGGACGGCTCTGGGTGCTGGACTGGGACTGGCGCATCGGCGATCCCCGCTTCGACCTGGCCTGGACGTGCACCCTGATGCAGCGCAGCGGCTTCGACGCCTTCGCCCAGGCCGTGCGCCGGGAGTACGCATCCATCACCGGCATCGGTGTTCCGCTGGAGGAGTGGGCGTACTTCGAGGTGGTGACGACGGTGCGGTGGCTCTTGAACGTGCTGCCCTCGATCGAGTCGGGGTCCCGGTTGGACGCCGCGACCAGGGCCGAGTTCCGCGCCTTCCTCACCGGACCGGTGCGGCAGGCGCGAGCACTCCTGCGCACCCGGACCGGGACCGACGTGGAGGTGCAGGTGCGGACCTGA
- a CDS encoding putative bifunctional diguanylate cyclase/phosphodiesterase, whose protein sequence is MLNEAWRSHHPGGGPDSTAGVDAALLHHAAAADEPVLVVSRPHAPAGRETPRVRWANTAAADLFGIDADHLVDVAVTRLLRSGPDARHLSRERRTRCAADVVTAGGDLRRTEVVAWPVPDRPGPGLATVARAGAGEHYWVLSLALPQDERAHAALRAAEERFATLAQSSPVPTIVSDVGARLSRVNDAFAELVGLPAEELCGTGWLTHLVDEERTAVVEAVATVLAGERVTLDTRLRTAAGQVRWVTVRLAPSRTPGYGAGFIGTVEDVTDRLAREHRLAYQAQHDLLTGLPNRLALLERLSDLLALPGRAPGQGQDVGVLMVDLDDFKTVNDGLGPEAGDAVLVEVARRLARTVRAGDVVARPGGDEFVLVCADLPDLEAVRATAERVLEAVLVPVEVNGLRLRLVASIGVVLLEGLTCSAEEVVRDAGIAVHEAKAAGGGRWTLLDEEVRTRARRALRLVADLREALARGAVDVHYQPVVQPGRPARLRSVEALCRWTHPELGPVRPDVFIELAERANLVPVLDSHVLQVACRDLASWRSAQAAGDLAVSPEHVAVNVSAVSLSAEGFADGVRRVVAAAGLQLSDLCLEVTETALASDLRACRQVLEELRADGVRVAIDDFGTGYSSLAYLTDLPVDHLKVDRSFVRDLRSTTGPARAVAAAVVSLARTLGLGVVAEGVETLEQDAVISDLGCEAVQGYLYSRPLPREALLDVLRSGGELAPGPRTPTVEGVPA, encoded by the coding sequence GTGCTGAACGAGGCGTGGCGCAGCCACCACCCCGGGGGAGGCCCCGACTCCACCGCCGGGGTCGACGCCGCGCTGCTGCACCACGCGGCCGCCGCCGACGAACCCGTGCTCGTGGTGTCCCGCCCGCACGCGCCCGCCGGCCGCGAGACCCCCCGCGTCCGCTGGGCGAACACCGCCGCCGCCGACCTGTTCGGGATCGACGCCGACCACCTCGTCGACGTGGCCGTCACGCGCCTGCTGCGCTCCGGCCCGGACGCCCGGCACCTCTCGCGCGAGCGCCGCACCCGCTGCGCCGCCGACGTCGTCACCGCCGGCGGTGACCTGCGGCGCACCGAGGTCGTCGCCTGGCCCGTCCCCGACCGCCCCGGTCCCGGCCTGGCAACCGTGGCCCGTGCCGGTGCGGGGGAGCACTACTGGGTGCTGTCGCTGGCGCTGCCGCAGGACGAGCGCGCCCACGCCGCGCTGCGCGCCGCCGAGGAGCGGTTCGCCACCCTGGCGCAGAGCTCGCCCGTGCCCACGATCGTCTCCGACGTCGGCGCGCGCCTGTCGCGCGTCAACGACGCGTTCGCCGAACTCGTCGGCCTGCCCGCCGAGGAGCTGTGCGGCACCGGTTGGCTGACCCACCTCGTCGACGAGGAGCGGACCGCGGTCGTGGAGGCCGTCGCCACCGTGCTGGCCGGCGAGCGCGTCACGCTCGACACCCGCCTGCGGACCGCCGCCGGGCAGGTCCGCTGGGTCACGGTCCGGCTGGCCCCCAGCCGGACCCCCGGGTACGGGGCCGGGTTCATCGGCACGGTCGAGGACGTCACCGACCGCCTCGCCCGCGAGCACCGCCTCGCCTACCAGGCCCAGCACGACCTGCTGACGGGCCTGCCGAACCGGCTCGCGCTGCTGGAACGGCTCTCGGACCTGCTGGCCCTGCCGGGCCGGGCGCCCGGCCAGGGCCAGGACGTCGGTGTCCTCATGGTCGACCTGGACGACTTCAAGACCGTCAACGACGGCCTGGGCCCCGAGGCCGGGGACGCCGTCCTCGTCGAGGTGGCCCGCCGGCTCGCCCGCACCGTGCGGGCCGGGGACGTGGTGGCCCGCCCCGGGGGCGACGAGTTCGTCCTCGTCTGCGCCGACCTGCCCGACCTCGAGGCCGTCCGGGCCACCGCCGAGCGCGTCCTGGAGGCCGTCCTCGTGCCCGTGGAGGTCAACGGGTTGCGGTTGCGGCTCGTCGCGAGCATCGGCGTCGTCCTGCTGGAGGGCCTGACGTGCAGCGCCGAGGAGGTCGTGCGCGACGCCGGCATCGCCGTCCACGAGGCCAAGGCCGCCGGCGGCGGGCGCTGGACCCTGCTCGACGAGGAGGTCCGCACCCGGGCCCGGCGCGCGCTGCGCCTGGTCGCCGACCTGCGCGAGGCCCTCGCCCGCGGCGCGGTCGACGTGCACTACCAACCCGTCGTGCAGCCCGGGCGTCCCGCGCGGCTGCGCAGCGTCGAGGCGTTGTGCCGGTGGACGCACCCCGAGCTCGGGCCCGTGCGCCCGGACGTGTTCATCGAGCTGGCCGAACGCGCCAACCTCGTCCCGGTCCTGGACTCCCACGTCCTGCAGGTCGCCTGCCGGGACCTGGCGTCCTGGCGGTCCGCGCAGGCCGCGGGGGACCTCGCGGTCAGCCCCGAGCACGTCGCGGTCAACGTCTCGGCCGTCAGCCTGTCCGCCGAGGGGTTCGCCGACGGGGTCCGGCGCGTCGTGGCCGCAGCGGGCCTGCAGCTGAGCGACCTGTGCCTGGAGGTCACCGAGACCGCCCTGGCCAGCGACCTGCGCGCCTGCCGGCAGGTGCTGGAGGAGCTGCGGGCCGACGGGGTGCGCGTGGCCATCGACGACTTCGGGACGGGCTACTCCTCCCTGGCCTACCTCACGGACCTGCCCGTGGACCACCTCAAGGTCGACCGGTCGTTCGTGCGGGACCTGCGCTCGACGACCGGACCGGCCCGCGCCGTCGCGGCGGCCGTCGTCTCCCTGGCCCGCACCCTCGGCCTGGGGGTCGTCGCCGAGGGCGTCGAGACGCTGGAGCAGGACGCGGTCATCTCCGACCTGGGCTGCGAGGCCGTCCAGGGCTACCTGTACTCCCGTCCGCTCCCGCGCGAGGCCCTCCTCGACGTGCTGCGCTCGGGTGGGGAGCTGGCCCCCGGCCCCCGCACCCCGACCGTGGAGGGGGTCCCCGCGTGA
- a CDS encoding GNAT family N-acetyltransferase, translating to MTGGGTGATTLRLVRPGDAAAVAALLRENWPFLAPYEPERDEAHFTAEGQGELLTAALAEHAAGRVAPYVIEHDGELVGRLTLSGIVRGPFQSADVGYLVAEAVNGRGVATHAVAALVELAFAPAPGGLGLHRLQAGTLLSNSASQAVLQRNGFERIGVARRYLRIAGRWQDHVLYQRTAPHWS from the coding sequence GTGACCGGCGGGGGGACGGGGGCGACGACGCTGCGCCTGGTCCGCCCCGGCGACGCCGCCGCGGTCGCGGCCCTGCTGCGGGAGAACTGGCCGTTCCTGGCCCCCTACGAACCCGAGCGGGACGAGGCCCACTTCACCGCCGAGGGGCAGGGGGAACTGCTGACGGCCGCCCTCGCCGAGCACGCGGCCGGCCGGGTCGCCCCGTACGTCATCGAGCACGACGGCGAACTCGTCGGCCGGCTCACGCTGTCGGGCATCGTCCGGGGCCCGTTCCAGTCCGCCGACGTCGGGTACCTCGTGGCCGAGGCCGTCAACGGGCGGGGCGTGGCCACCCACGCCGTCGCCGCGCTCGTCGAGCTCGCGTTCGCCCCGGCCCCGGGCGGGCTGGGGTTGCACCGGCTGCAGGCCGGGACCTTGCTGTCGAACTCCGCGTCGCAGGCGGTGCTGCAGCGCAACGGGTTCGAGCGCATCGGGGTCGCCCGGCGGTACCTGCGGATCGCGGGGCGCTGGCAGGACCACGTGCTGTACCAGCGCACCGCGCCCCACTGGTCCTAG
- a CDS encoding RidA family protein, with product MTTTTITGGPVRTDPVRINPSTWNLALGFDQAQVRTAPTTLLTLAGQGPVDGDGRLVHAGDLTAQVALAVRNVEELLEAAGFTVADVLSLTVHTTDVDGVLANYHLITERLAPATPPATLVGVARLALPGMAVEITVQAGR from the coding sequence ATGACCACGACGACGATCACCGGCGGCCCCGTCCGCACCGACCCCGTCCGCATCAACCCCTCGACCTGGAACCTCGCCCTGGGTTTCGACCAGGCGCAGGTGCGCACCGCGCCGACCACCCTGCTGACCCTGGCCGGTCAGGGCCCGGTGGACGGCGACGGGCGCCTCGTCCACGCCGGCGACCTCACCGCCCAGGTGGCCCTGGCCGTCCGCAACGTCGAGGAACTCCTCGAGGCGGCCGGTTTCACCGTCGCCGACGTCCTGTCCCTCACCGTCCACACCACGGACGTCGACGGGGTGCTGGCGAACTACCACCTCATCACCGAACGCCTCGCCCCGGCGACGCCCCCGGCGACCCTCGTCGGCGTCGCGCGGTTGGCCCTGCCCGGGATGGCCGTGGAGATCACCGTGCAGGCGGGCCGGTGA
- a CDS encoding FAD-binding oxidoreductase — translation MSSSTSTTPRSFPDPVLRGIRGPVLRPGQVGFAEEVAGFNAAWTPTPRIAIGAVSADDVAAAVQHARLTGARLRTQATGHGLRGTLDGTVLVTTRRLDSVRVDPGSRTATIGAGARWRAVVDAAAAHGLAPLCGSSTAVGAVGYTLGGGVGALGRQHGFSADRVRSLEVVTADGHRRHVDVLHHPDLFWALRGGRDGLGVVTSLTLDLVPVATVHGGGLFFDLSTAHDVLHTWREWAPGLPEHVSTSIAFLRLPPDPALPEPLRGRAVVHVRFTSTGTDEEASRLLAPVRAAAPVVLDTLTRIPFTAIDGVHADPTAPVPFAESGTGLRTFDAPTADAVLARVDAGSGCVLAMVELRLLGGALGRPPRVANSVTGRGAAFSLMGLGVPVGPGGDRVAEQLHGLRAAVTPWATAGPLNLAGDGDHRGLWSAGDRARLAGVRRRYDPRGTFS, via the coding sequence GTGAGCAGCAGCACCAGCACCACCCCCCGCAGTTTCCCCGACCCCGTGCTGCGCGGGATTCGCGGGCCAGTGCTGCGACCGGGGCAGGTGGGGTTCGCCGAGGAGGTCGCAGGGTTCAACGCCGCCTGGACCCCGACCCCGCGGATCGCGATCGGGGCGGTCTCGGCCGACGACGTCGCGGCCGCGGTCCAGCACGCCCGGCTCACCGGGGCCAGGCTGCGCACGCAGGCGACCGGGCACGGGCTGCGCGGAACCCTCGACGGGACCGTCCTCGTGACGACCCGTCGGCTGGACTCCGTCCGCGTCGATCCGGGTTCTCGGACCGCGACGATCGGTGCGGGTGCGCGGTGGCGCGCCGTCGTGGACGCGGCCGCCGCCCACGGCCTCGCCCCGCTGTGCGGGTCCTCGACGGCGGTGGGGGCCGTCGGGTACACGCTGGGCGGCGGTGTCGGCGCGCTGGGTCGGCAGCACGGGTTCAGCGCCGACCGCGTCCGATCCCTCGAGGTCGTCACGGCCGACGGCCACCGGCGGCACGTCGACGTGCTGCACCACCCCGACCTGTTCTGGGCGCTGCGAGGCGGTCGCGACGGTCTCGGCGTCGTCACGTCCCTGACGCTCGACCTCGTCCCCGTGGCGACGGTGCACGGGGGCGGGTTGTTCTTCGACCTGTCCACCGCGCACGACGTGCTGCACACCTGGCGGGAGTGGGCACCGGGCCTGCCCGAGCACGTGAGCACGTCCATCGCGTTCCTGCGGCTGCCACCGGACCCGGCGTTGCCCGAACCGCTGCGCGGGCGGGCGGTCGTCCACGTGCGGTTCACCTCGACCGGCACCGACGAGGAGGCCAGTCGTCTGCTCGCGCCGGTGCGCGCGGCCGCTCCCGTCGTGCTCGACACCCTCACCCGCATCCCGTTCACGGCGATCGACGGCGTCCACGCCGACCCGACGGCCCCCGTGCCGTTCGCCGAGAGCGGGACCGGGCTGCGGACGTTCGACGCGCCCACCGCCGACGCCGTCCTGGCCCGCGTCGACGCCGGCAGCGGTTGCGTGCTGGCCATGGTGGAACTCCGGCTGCTCGGGGGAGCCCTGGGCCGTCCGCCGCGGGTCGCGAACTCCGTGACCGGCCGGGGAGCGGCGTTCTCCCTCATGGGTCTGGGGGTGCCGGTGGGGCCCGGTGGTGACCGGGTCGCCGAGCAGCTCCACGGGTTGCGGGCGGCCGTGACCCCCTGGGCCACGGCGGGGCCGCTGAACCTGGCGGGCGACGGCGACCACCGTGGGCTCTGGTCGGCGGGGGACCGGGCCCGGCTGGCCGGCGTGCGGCGGCGGTACGACCCGCGCGGCACGTTCTCCTGA
- a CDS encoding dihydrofolate reductase family protein, with amino-acid sequence MGQIHLELFATLDLVGQGPGGPDEDPVGFAFGGWQAPLLDERTGTQVQASYEGTDALLLGRRTHEMFSTYWPHQEGGPDDDIATLFNRVPKYVASRGRPDLSWSGSVQLGADLPTAVREVRERHERVKVVGSLNLVQTLLREKLFDELHLWLHPLVLGTGKKVFDGGAVPSVLALLAPPDAGPRGTVFLRYGLLEGVPATGDMTPPGD; translated from the coding sequence GTGGGCCAGATCCACCTCGAACTGTTCGCCACCCTCGACCTCGTCGGGCAGGGCCCCGGCGGCCCCGACGAGGACCCGGTCGGGTTCGCGTTCGGCGGCTGGCAGGCCCCCCTGCTGGACGAACGCACCGGCACCCAGGTGCAGGCCTCCTACGAGGGCACCGACGCGCTGCTGCTCGGCCGGCGCACCCACGAGATGTTCAGCACCTACTGGCCGCACCAGGAGGGCGGGCCCGACGACGACATCGCGACGCTCTTCAACCGCGTCCCGAAGTACGTCGCCTCCCGCGGGCGGCCCGACCTGTCGTGGTCGGGGTCGGTCCAGCTCGGGGCGGACCTGCCCACGGCCGTCCGCGAGGTGCGGGAACGGCACGAGCGCGTCAAGGTCGTCGGCAGCCTGAACCTCGTGCAGACCCTCCTGCGGGAGAAGTTGTTCGACGAGCTGCACCTGTGGCTGCACCCGCTCGTCCTGGGCACCGGCAAGAAGGTGTTCGACGGCGGGGCGGTCCCCTCGGTCCTCGCGCTGCTGGCGCCGCCGGACGCCGGTCCCCGGGGCACCGTGTTCCTGCGCTACGGCCTGCTCGAAGGGGTTCCCGCCACGGGCGACATGACGCCGCCCGGGGACTAG